The following coding sequences lie in one Sphingomonas sp. M1-B02 genomic window:
- the lptB gene encoding LPS export ABC transporter ATP-binding protein — translation MNDVATLEMPVADPVPLPDKGLAVVSIAKSYDKRVVLTDVSVSVARGEVVGLLGPNGAGKTTCFYSVMGLVKPDSGRIMLDNEDITKLPMYRRAILGLGYLPQETSIFRGLTVEKNILAVLELSEPQRDARQARLDTLLDEFGLTRLRTAPAMALSGGERRRAEIARALAADPTIILLDEPFAGIDPISISDIRDLVIQLKQRGIGVLITDHNVRETLEIVDRGYIIYDGRVLFAGSPGDLVKDENVRRLYLGESFEL, via the coding sequence ATGAACGACGTCGCCACGCTTGAAATGCCCGTCGCGGATCCGGTGCCGCTGCCCGACAAGGGGCTGGCGGTGGTCTCGATCGCCAAATCATACGACAAGCGCGTGGTGCTGACCGACGTCTCGGTCTCGGTCGCGCGCGGCGAAGTGGTCGGCCTGCTCGGGCCCAACGGTGCCGGCAAGACGACCTGCTTCTATTCGGTGATGGGGCTGGTGAAGCCGGATTCGGGCCGTATCATGCTCGATAACGAGGATATCACCAAGCTGCCCATGTATCGCCGGGCGATCCTGGGGCTCGGCTATCTTCCACAGGAAACCTCGATCTTCCGCGGGCTGACGGTGGAGAAGAACATCCTCGCGGTGCTCGAGCTGAGCGAGCCGCAGCGCGACGCGCGGCAGGCGCGGCTGGATACGTTGCTCGACGAGTTCGGGCTCACCCGGCTGCGCACCGCGCCGGCGATGGCGCTGTCTGGTGGCGAGCGGCGGCGGGCCGAGATCGCCCGCGCGCTTGCAGCGGACCCGACGATCATCCTGCTCGACGAACCGTTCGCCGGCATCGATCCGATCTCCATCTCCGACATTCGCGACCTGGTGATCCAGCTGAAGCAGCGCGGGATCGGTGTGCTGATCACCGACCATAATGTCCGCGAGACGCTCGAGATCGTCGATCGCGGCTATATCATCTATGACGGCCGCGTGCTGTTCGCCGGATCGCCGGGCGATCTCGTCAAGGACGAGAATGTCCGTCGCCTCTATCTCGGCGAGAGCTTCGAGCTCTGA
- the rpoN gene encoding RNA polymerase factor sigma-54 codes for MSLAPRLDLRQSQSLVMTPQLQQAIKLLALSNLEIETFIAEELEKNPLLESQGGGEDAPDVAAPEPVPDFEEVRDGPADASELIQGGEAAGEAALDVDFTAESFHHDSASDSVGSLDGSLGLSGASGGSGSEDGPDFDNFGSSQLSLADHLMAQAGASVSGADLFIAAHLIDQIDEAGYLTASLLDVANRLNVPLARVEAVLGIIHGFDPTGVGARNLAECLALQAKEADRYDPCMARLIDNLDLVARGDMARLRRICDVDEEDLADMIRELRNYDPKPGCRYGGEPTLSVVPDIFVARRGAGWAIEINAATLPRVLVNRAYYTEIATGHQDKSSKAWLSDMLASANWLVKALDQRQRTIIKVASEIVKQQEAFFLKGVAHLKPMTLRQVADAIEMHESTVSRVTSNKYLSCARGLFELKYFFTSAIQSADGGDAVSAQAVKSAIRALITAEDAKAILSDDTLVDLLREKGFDIARRTVAKYREALGIGSSVQRRRQKALEGVG; via the coding sequence ATGAGTCTCGCGCCTCGCCTCGACCTGCGGCAGTCGCAATCGCTGGTGATGACGCCGCAGCTGCAGCAGGCGATAAAGCTGCTTGCGCTGTCGAACCTCGAGATCGAGACTTTCATCGCCGAGGAGCTGGAAAAGAATCCCCTGCTCGAATCGCAGGGCGGCGGCGAGGATGCGCCCGACGTGGCGGCACCCGAGCCGGTGCCCGATTTCGAGGAGGTACGCGATGGTCCGGCCGATGCAAGCGAGCTGATCCAAGGCGGCGAGGCGGCGGGCGAGGCTGCGCTCGACGTGGATTTCACCGCCGAAAGCTTTCACCATGACAGCGCCTCGGACTCGGTCGGCAGCCTCGACGGCAGCCTGGGGCTGAGCGGGGCGAGCGGCGGCAGCGGATCCGAGGATGGGCCCGACTTCGACAATTTCGGTAGCAGCCAGCTGAGCCTGGCCGACCATCTGATGGCGCAGGCGGGGGCCAGCGTGAGCGGCGCGGACCTGTTCATTGCCGCGCATCTGATCGACCAGATCGACGAAGCGGGCTATCTGACCGCGTCGCTGCTCGACGTCGCCAATCGCTTGAACGTGCCGCTGGCGCGGGTCGAGGCGGTGCTCGGCATCATCCACGGCTTCGATCCCACCGGGGTGGGCGCGCGCAACCTGGCCGAATGCCTGGCGCTGCAGGCCAAGGAGGCCGATCGCTACGATCCGTGCATGGCGCGGCTGATCGACAATCTCGATCTGGTCGCGCGCGGCGACATGGCGCGGCTGCGGCGGATCTGCGACGTCGACGAGGAAGATCTGGCCGACATGATCCGCGAGCTGCGCAACTACGACCCCAAGCCCGGCTGCCGCTATGGCGGCGAGCCGACGCTGTCGGTGGTGCCGGACATCTTCGTCGCGCGGCGCGGCGCGGGCTGGGCGATCGAGATCAATGCGGCGACGCTGCCGCGGGTGCTGGTCAACCGGGCTTATTATACGGAGATCGCGACCGGGCATCAGGACAAGAGCAGCAAGGCCTGGCTTTCCGACATGCTCGCCAGCGCCAATTGGCTGGTAAAGGCACTCGACCAGCGCCAGCGTACGATCATCAAGGTGGCGAGCGAGATCGTGAAGCAGCAGGAGGCATTCTTCCTGAAGGGCGTCGCCCACCTCAAGCCGATGACGTTGCGTCAGGTTGCCGACGCGATCGAGATGCACGAATCGACCGTAAGCCGGGTGACGTCGAACAAATATCTGAGCTGCGCGCGCGGGCTGTTCGAGCTCAAATATTTCTTCACCAGCGCGATCCAGTCGGCCGATGGCGGCGACGCGGTCTCGGCGCAGGCAGTGAAGAGCGCGATCCGCGCGCTCATCACTGCGGAAGATGCCAAGGCGATCCTGTCCGACGACACGCTGGTCGATCTGCTGCGGGAAAAGGGATTCGACATCGCCCGCCGGACAGTGGCCAAATATCGCGAAGCATTGGGGATCGGCAGTTCGGTGCAGCGTCGCCGCCAGAAGGCATTGGAAGGCGTCGGGTAA
- the lptC gene encoding LPS export ABC transporter periplasmic protein LptC — protein sequence MSDVAARLRSQRRGWAHPGSHHDRMVQLALIVLPMGIGVLGAFLVVAPLLMGGDASFVLDKNKVDIAEERLRIDKAEYRGEDGKGRPFHLHAGSAVQRSSAEPVVQLNDLAAEIRLDDGPASLKADRGHYDMTTERVAVDGPLRFQTSDGYVLNTHDATVDLKTRTMQSGGAVTGNTPTGVFSANKLTADLEGRTVALEGNARLRIVPSRANRQ from the coding sequence GCGCATCCGGGCAGCCATCACGATCGCATGGTGCAACTGGCGCTGATCGTGCTGCCGATGGGGATCGGCGTGCTCGGCGCCTTCCTGGTGGTGGCGCCGCTGCTGATGGGCGGCGATGCGAGCTTCGTGCTCGACAAGAACAAGGTCGATATCGCCGAGGAGCGGCTGCGGATAGACAAGGCCGAGTATCGCGGCGAAGACGGCAAGGGCCGGCCCTTCCATCTCCATGCCGGATCGGCAGTACAGCGCAGTTCGGCCGAACCGGTGGTCCAGCTCAACGATCTGGCCGCCGAGATTCGGCTCGATGACGGACCCGCCTCGCTCAAGGCCGATCGCGGCCATTACGACATGACCACCGAACGCGTCGCAGTGGACGGCCCGCTGCGCTTCCAGACCTCCGACGGCTATGTGCTCAATACGCATGACGCGACGGTCGATCTGAAGACGCGGACGATGCAAAGCGGGGGCGCAGTGACCGGCAATACCCCCACCGGCGTGTTCAGCGCGAACAAGCTGACCGCCGACCTGGAAGGACGAACGGTCGCACTGGAAGGCAATGCGCGCTTGCGGATCGTGCCGAGCCGCGCAAATAGACAATGA
- a CDS encoding ligase-associated DNA damage response DEXH box helicase produces MAPTDLPRPLTDWFAARGWTPRRHQLEMLAAAQAGEHALLVAPTGAGKTLAGFLPSLVELIEAPTDRLHTLYISPLKALAVDVQRNLLTPIEEMGLSIRVETRTGDTPWDRKVRQRARPPEILLTTPESLSLLLSYEDSMMMFADLKTVVIDEVHAFATGKRGDLLSLAMARLQALAPNLRRVALSATVADPDGYRAWLAPHGDIDAVTLVQGEKGADPDIAILLPEGRVPWAGHSGVYAMPQVMAEIETHKTTIVFCNTRGLAELIFQQLWKYNELKLPIAVHHGSLSLEARRKAEQAMADGKLRALVATASLDLGVDWGDVDCVIQMGAPKGSSRLLQRIGRANHRLDESSEAILVPGNRFEYLEARAALDAVEEGELDPDIFRAGALDVLAQHIMACACAAPFQAADMLQEVRAALPYSALDQETFERVLQFIADGGYSLRAYDKFKRLTQGPDGMWRVTKPTFVAQHRLNAGIIVEAPMLDVRFKNGRRLGKIEEGFGSTLSPGDTFFFAGLSLEVERIEGTDMIVRATAKQARYVSYMGARLAITSTLANRVRRYLHDRSQWPRFPDDVREWLEMQDRRSALPAPAQLLVETFPHEGKHHMVAYSFEGWNAHQSLGMLITRRMEAMGLKPLGFVANDYALAVYGLEKIVDPAALFSPDILEHEFVDWVQQSALLKRAFREVAIIGGLVERQHPGKKKTGRQVTFSTDLIYDVLRKYEPDHLLLTAAWADARARMTDVGRLAHLLDTAAETMLHVDLERVSPMAVPVLIMIGREKIVQGSGEDALLVEAEGIAAEAMRPD; encoded by the coding sequence GTGGCGCCCACGGACCTCCCCAGACCCCTGACCGACTGGTTCGCCGCGCGCGGCTGGACGCCCAGGCGGCATCAGCTGGAGATGCTGGCGGCGGCGCAAGCGGGCGAACATGCCTTGCTGGTCGCGCCGACGGGTGCCGGCAAGACGCTGGCGGGGTTTCTGCCCAGTCTGGTCGAGTTGATCGAGGCGCCCACCGATCGTCTCCACACGCTCTACATCTCGCCGCTCAAGGCGCTCGCGGTCGACGTCCAACGCAATTTGCTGACGCCGATCGAGGAGATGGGGCTCTCGATCCGGGTGGAGACGCGCACCGGTGACACGCCCTGGGACCGGAAGGTCCGCCAGCGCGCGCGACCGCCCGAAATCCTGCTCACCACCCCCGAATCGCTGAGCCTGCTGCTGTCCTACGAAGACAGCATGATGATGTTTGCCGACCTGAAGACGGTGGTGATCGACGAGGTCCATGCCTTCGCCACCGGCAAGCGCGGCGACCTGCTCTCGCTGGCGATGGCGCGGCTGCAGGCGCTGGCGCCGAACCTGCGCCGCGTGGCGCTCTCCGCCACCGTCGCCGATCCCGATGGGTATCGCGCCTGGCTGGCGCCGCATGGCGATATCGATGCGGTGACGCTGGTGCAGGGCGAGAAGGGCGCCGACCCCGACATCGCGATCCTGCTGCCCGAAGGCCGGGTGCCCTGGGCCGGGCATTCGGGCGTCTATGCGATGCCGCAGGTGATGGCCGAGATCGAGACGCACAAGACGACGATCGTCTTCTGCAACACGCGCGGACTTGCCGAACTGATCTTCCAGCAATTGTGGAAATATAACGAGCTCAAGCTGCCGATCGCGGTCCACCATGGCAGTTTGAGCCTGGAGGCGCGGCGCAAGGCCGAGCAGGCGATGGCCGACGGCAAGCTGCGCGCGCTGGTCGCGACCGCCAGCCTCGATCTGGGAGTCGATTGGGGCGATGTCGACTGCGTGATCCAGATGGGCGCGCCCAAGGGTTCGTCGCGGCTGCTCCAGCGGATCGGGCGGGCCAACCACCGGCTCGACGAATCGTCCGAGGCGATCCTCGTGCCCGGCAATCGCTTCGAATATCTGGAGGCGCGCGCGGCGCTCGACGCGGTCGAGGAAGGCGAGCTCGATCCCGACATATTCCGCGCCGGAGCGCTCGACGTGCTGGCCCAGCATATCATGGCCTGTGCCTGCGCCGCGCCGTTTCAGGCCGCGGATATGCTGCAGGAAGTGCGCGCAGCATTGCCTTATTCCGCGCTCGATCAGGAAACGTTCGAGCGGGTGCTGCAGTTCATCGCCGACGGCGGCTATTCGCTGCGCGCCTATGACAAGTTCAAGCGGCTGACGCAGGGGCCGGACGGGATGTGGCGGGTGACCAAGCCGACCTTTGTTGCGCAGCATCGGCTCAATGCGGGGATCATCGTCGAGGCGCCGATGCTGGACGTGCGCTTCAAGAACGGGCGCAGGCTGGGCAAGATCGAGGAGGGGTTCGGTTCGACCCTGTCGCCGGGCGACACCTTCTTCTTCGCCGGGCTGAGCCTCGAGGTGGAGCGAATCGAGGGGACCGACATGATCGTCCGCGCGACCGCCAAGCAGGCGCGCTACGTTTCCTATATGGGCGCGCGACTGGCGATCACCTCGACGCTGGCGAACCGGGTGCGCCGCTATCTCCACGATCGCAGCCAATGGCCGCGCTTTCCCGACGATGTCCGCGAGTGGCTGGAGATGCAGGACCGGCGATCGGCGCTGCCCGCCCCCGCGCAGTTGCTGGTCGAAACCTTCCCGCACGAGGGCAAGCACCATATGGTCGCCTATAGCTTCGAGGGATGGAACGCGCACCAGTCGCTCGGCATGCTGATCACCCGGCGGATGGAGGCGATGGGGCTCAAGCCGTTGGGCTTCGTCGCCAACGATTATGCGCTGGCGGTCTATGGGCTCGAGAAGATCGTCGATCCCGCCGCGCTCTTCTCGCCCGACATTCTCGAGCATGAATTCGTCGACTGGGTCCAGCAGTCGGCGCTGCTCAAGCGCGCCTTCCGGGAAGTCGCGATCATCGGCGGGCTGGTCGAGCGGCAGCATCCGGGCAAGAAGAAGACCGGGCGGCAGGTCACCTTTTCGACGGATCTGATCTATGATGTGCTCCGGAAGTACGAGCCCGACCATCTGTTGCTCACCGCGGCCTGGGCCGATGCCCGCGCGCGGATGACCGATGTCGGGCGGCTCGCCCATCTGCTCGATACCGCCGCCGAGACGATGCTCCATGTCGATCTGGAACGGGTGAGCCCGATGGCGGTGCCGGTGCTGATCATGATCGGGCGCGAGAAGATCGTCCAGGGTTCGGGCGAGGATGCGTTGCTGGTGGAAGCAGAGGGGATCGCGGCGGAGGCGATGCGGCCCGACTGA
- a CDS encoding LptA/OstA family protein: MNRRSALRSLALPLALLVVAPAAAQTRHDSSAPIDFASDRIELQDRANRVLLNGNVRITQGPMTLTAARMTVLYTGQITNGSPQVSRLDASGGVTVARPDQTARSQYAVYDLNRRVITMIGAVTLRQGSNTVSGGRLSIDLDTGRATIDGSGVSGGSVPGQPGVQQQGGRVTGRFSVPSRGTSTPAAPPAPRQ; encoded by the coding sequence ATGAACCGCCGATCCGCCCTGCGCTCGCTCGCTCTGCCTCTGGCACTGCTCGTGGTGGCGCCCGCTGCCGCGCAGACGCGGCACGATTCGTCTGCGCCGATCGACTTCGCGTCGGATCGAATCGAGCTGCAGGACCGCGCGAATCGCGTGCTGCTGAACGGCAATGTTCGAATCACCCAGGGTCCGATGACGCTCACCGCGGCGCGGATGACGGTCCTCTATACCGGCCAGATCACCAACGGATCGCCCCAGGTTTCGCGCCTCGATGCCTCGGGCGGGGTTACCGTGGCACGGCCCGACCAGACCGCGCGCTCGCAATATGCGGTTTACGACCTCAATCGCCGGGTGATCACGATGATCGGCGCAGTGACGCTGCGCCAGGGCAGCAACACGGTTTCGGGCGGACGGCTTTCGATCGACCTGGATACCGGGCGCGCGACGATCGACGGCTCGGGCGTGAGCGGCGGCTCGGTTCCCGGCCAGCCCGGAGTCCAGCAGCAAGGCGGGCGCGTCACAGGCCGCTTCTCGGTGCCTAGCCGCGGGACGAGCACGCCGGCGGCCCCGCCCGCACCCCGGCAATAG
- a CDS encoding ligase-associated DNA damage response exonuclease, with the protein MALGNWIEPHPTGIYIPSADAWVDPSVPVPRALVTHGHADHARGGHGQVWATPETLAIMECRYGPQAGNPVAYGESIRMGEVEVGFVPAGHVLGSAQLVLDHKGERIVVSGDYKRRDDPTCARFEPVPCDIFITEATFGLPVFRHPETHDELDKLLAALRANPTRCVLVGAYALGKAQRVIGELRVMGFDDPIYLHGALQRLCDLYVELGVDLGDLRPATGVAKAELEGRIILAPPGALNDRWSRRLPDPITAMASGWMRVRQRAVQRNIELPLILSDHADWDELTTTIREIAPREVWVTHGREDALVHWCGLHQIKARALDLVGFEDEDD; encoded by the coding sequence ATGGCATTAGGCAACTGGATCGAGCCGCATCCTACGGGCATCTACATCCCCTCCGCAGACGCCTGGGTCGATCCTAGCGTCCCCGTCCCGCGCGCGCTCGTCACCCACGGCCACGCCGATCACGCACGCGGCGGACATGGCCAGGTCTGGGCCACGCCCGAGACGCTGGCCATCATGGAATGCCGCTATGGCCCGCAAGCCGGCAATCCGGTCGCCTATGGCGAATCGATCCGGATGGGGGAGGTCGAGGTCGGCTTCGTCCCCGCGGGCCACGTGCTCGGATCGGCCCAGCTCGTGCTCGATCACAAAGGCGAGCGGATCGTCGTCTCGGGCGACTATAAGCGCCGCGACGACCCGACCTGCGCGCGCTTCGAGCCGGTGCCCTGCGACATTTTCATCACCGAGGCGACCTTCGGCTTACCCGTGTTCCGTCATCCCGAAACGCATGACGAGCTCGACAAATTGCTCGCCGCGCTCCGCGCAAACCCCACGCGCTGCGTCCTCGTCGGCGCCTATGCGCTCGGCAAGGCGCAGCGCGTGATCGGCGAGCTGCGGGTGATGGGGTTCGACGATCCGATCTACCTCCACGGCGCGCTCCAGCGGCTGTGCGATCTCTATGTCGAACTCGGTGTCGATCTCGGCGACCTGCGCCCCGCCACCGGCGTCGCCAAGGCCGAACTCGAGGGGCGGATCATCCTCGCCCCGCCAGGCGCGCTCAACGATCGCTGGTCGCGCCGCCTGCCCGATCCGATCACCGCGATGGCGAGCGGCTGGATGCGCGTCCGCCAGCGCGCCGTACAGCGCAATATCGAGCTGCCGCTGATACTGTCCGATCATGCGGATTGGGACGAACTCACCACCACGATCCGCGAAATAGCACCACGCGAAGTATGGGTTACGCATGGCCGCGAGGACGCCTTGGTCCATTGGTGCGGACTGCACCAGATCAAGGCCCGCGCGCTCGATCTCGTCGGCTTCGAGGACGAGGACGACTGA
- a CDS encoding aspartyl protease family protein, with amino-acid sequence MFGVLRPFMLFLAPLAPVADVRQPGQDPELIATGGTVETTLLTLGELDARLTVPVAVGMHGPYNFIIDTGAERTVVSRELAGLLQLAPGAPVQLTSMTGTSRVATVVVPDLAIKAVGDLHTVVAPALFARNLGAAGLLGIDTLRNHQVSIDFEKGTMAVQPSTRRPRYTRRDPNTIVVTAKSVFGQLIVTDAYYGATRVQVVLDTGSQVTMGNSALRKRVGRLGNRAKPILLTSVTGDTAMADYTFVPNIKVGEILFGAMPVAFADVAPFERFGLTKRPALLLGMDALRSFRRVDIDFPNRQVRFLMPKGTRIELNTTSSSIMPGVKGSSPVKSY; translated from the coding sequence ATGTTCGGAGTCCTTCGCCCGTTCATGCTCTTCCTGGCCCCGCTCGCCCCGGTCGCGGATGTGCGCCAGCCCGGCCAGGATCCCGAGCTTATAGCCACCGGCGGAACGGTAGAGACTACGCTTCTCACGTTGGGCGAGCTCGACGCGCGGCTGACCGTGCCGGTCGCCGTGGGGATGCACGGACCCTATAATTTCATCATCGATACCGGCGCCGAGCGTACCGTGGTCTCGCGTGAGCTGGCGGGGCTGTTGCAGCTGGCGCCCGGCGCGCCGGTGCAGCTCACGTCGATGACGGGCACCAGCCGCGTTGCGACGGTGGTCGTCCCCGATCTGGCGATCAAGGCGGTCGGCGATCTGCATACCGTGGTGGCCCCGGCCCTGTTCGCGCGCAACCTGGGCGCCGCCGGGTTGCTCGGCATCGACACGCTGCGCAATCATCAGGTCTCGATCGATTTCGAGAAGGGCACCATGGCAGTGCAGCCGAGCACGCGCCGGCCCAGATACACTCGCCGCGACCCCAACACGATCGTCGTCACCGCGAAGAGCGTGTTCGGCCAGTTGATCGTCACCGATGCCTATTACGGCGCGACTCGGGTACAGGTCGTGCTCGACACCGGATCGCAGGTGACGATGGGCAACAGCGCGCTGCGCAAGCGGGTGGGGCGCCTCGGAAATCGGGCCAAACCGATCCTGCTCACGAGCGTGACGGGCGACACCGCCATGGCCGACTATACGTTCGTGCCGAACATCAAGGTGGGCGAGATACTCTTCGGCGCAATGCCGGTCGCCTTTGCCGATGTCGCGCCGTTCGAGCGTTTCGGGCTGACCAAGCGCCCGGCGCTGCTGCTGGGCATGGATGCACTGCGCAGCTTCCGCCGAGTCGATATCGACTTTCCCAATCGGCAGGTGCGCTTCCTGATGCCCAAGGGCACTCGGATCGAGCTCAATACGACGAGCTCGTCGATCATGCCGGGGGTGAAGGGCAGTTCGCCGGTCAAAAGCTACTGA